A single Microbacterium protaetiae DNA region contains:
- a CDS encoding MMPL family transporter, with the protein MSTLLAALGRWSFRHPWRVLVTWLLLLCIAGGGVALFAQGTDNSFSIPGTESQEGLEQLSRTFPQVSGTSAQAIVVAPEGQKVDAAPFTTDVKSTIADIEKLPGVLAVSDPFSDQVDGLVSDDGTAAIIQMQFKGQVTDISDSTKSSLEAVISDLRTELPDGSAVELGGDLFATELPTISITEAVGLVIALLVLIVTFRSFLVAGMPLLTALLGVGLSMALIYVSTAFSSISSTTPLLALMLGLAVGIDYALFIISRHQDQVRDGMDPEESASRATGTAGSAVVFAGVTVLIALIGLAFAQIPFLTTMGIAAAVAVAIAVAVAVTLTPAFLGFAKGRVVGWRRRSPAAQPPDLERASAASESKRTAEESDVVSAHSPTPAKKGFATRWVGLVTRHPIVTTVAVVASLGALSVPAASLALALPNAGMLPEGSQARQTYDLVSEHFGPGFNGPLIMTGTIVTSDDPLNLMHDIGDDIAKLPGVASIALATPNETADTGIVQIIPTTAPDDPATADLVRELRDQHDRILDEYGVDMKVTGFTAVAIDISDRLGGALLPFGVFVVGLSLVLLAIVFRSIWVPLKAAAGYLLSVGAAFGIVSLVFVHGVGADLLNVTKVGPIISFMPIVLMGVLFGLAMDYEVFLVSRMREDFVHARRRGDGRTPRQTAQDAVRSGYTASARVVTAAAVIMFAVFAAFVPEGDMNLKPIALGLASGVAIDAFLVRMTLVPAVMALLGDKAWWMPAWLARRLPHFDIEGEAVEREIALADWPEPHMTAAVVSEGLELTTADGATLYRDATLRVEPGGTLVLHSADHRSARALALTVAGRVAPTDGRLKVDGHLLPGRAMWVRGHVGVALLTGAADPAADIRGALKRRTRVLVIDGLDAAVSAGTRDQVTAELRDAASVTPDLTVIATAADAAAARTLLAEAGRASDVIDVSTAPRRASHAALSAAADSPEVIA; encoded by the coding sequence GTGTCCACTCTTCTCGCCGCTCTCGGGCGCTGGTCTTTCCGCCACCCGTGGCGCGTGCTCGTCACCTGGCTGCTGCTGCTCTGCATCGCCGGCGGCGGGGTTGCGCTGTTCGCACAGGGCACCGACAACTCGTTCTCGATCCCCGGCACCGAATCGCAAGAAGGGCTCGAGCAGCTCAGTCGTACCTTCCCGCAGGTCAGTGGCACGAGTGCGCAGGCGATCGTCGTCGCCCCCGAGGGCCAGAAGGTGGATGCCGCGCCCTTCACGACCGACGTGAAGTCCACGATCGCCGACATCGAGAAGCTCCCCGGTGTACTGGCCGTCTCGGATCCCTTCTCAGATCAGGTCGACGGACTCGTCTCGGACGACGGCACCGCCGCCATCATCCAGATGCAGTTCAAGGGCCAGGTCACCGATATCTCCGACAGCACGAAGTCGAGCCTGGAAGCGGTCATCTCCGACCTGCGCACCGAGCTGCCCGACGGATCGGCGGTCGAGCTCGGCGGTGATCTTTTCGCGACGGAGCTGCCCACCATCTCGATCACCGAGGCCGTCGGTCTGGTCATCGCTCTGCTGGTGCTGATCGTCACCTTCCGATCGTTCCTGGTGGCCGGGATGCCGCTGCTCACGGCCCTGCTGGGCGTCGGTCTTTCGATGGCCCTGATCTATGTGTCCACGGCGTTCTCGTCGATCTCGTCGACCACTCCCCTGCTCGCCCTCATGCTCGGCCTTGCCGTGGGCATCGACTATGCGCTGTTCATCATCTCGCGACATCAGGACCAAGTGCGCGACGGAATGGACCCCGAAGAGTCGGCATCACGCGCGACCGGCACGGCCGGATCGGCGGTCGTGTTCGCCGGCGTCACGGTGCTGATCGCCCTCATCGGCCTCGCGTTCGCGCAGATCCCGTTCCTGACCACGATGGGCATCGCCGCCGCCGTGGCCGTGGCGATCGCCGTGGCGGTCGCCGTCACGCTCACCCCCGCGTTCCTCGGCTTCGCGAAGGGTCGTGTGGTGGGCTGGCGTCGCAGGTCCCCGGCCGCTCAGCCCCCGGACCTTGAGCGAGCGAGCGCAGCGAGCGAGTCGAAACGCACTGCGGAAGAGAGCGATGTCGTTTCGGCTCACTCACCGACCCCGGCGAAGAAGGGCTTCGCCACCCGCTGGGTGGGCCTGGTCACGCGGCATCCGATCGTCACGACCGTCGCAGTCGTGGCATCCCTCGGCGCGCTCTCGGTGCCGGCCGCGAGCCTGGCACTCGCCCTGCCGAACGCCGGCATGCTGCCCGAAGGCAGCCAGGCGCGCCAGACCTACGACCTGGTCAGCGAGCACTTCGGACCCGGCTTCAACGGCCCGCTCATCATGACCGGAACGATCGTCACCAGCGACGATCCACTGAACCTCATGCACGACATCGGCGATGACATCGCCAAGCTCCCGGGCGTCGCCTCGATCGCGCTGGCGACACCCAACGAGACGGCCGACACCGGCATCGTGCAGATCATCCCGACCACCGCGCCTGACGACCCGGCCACCGCCGACCTCGTGCGCGAGCTGCGCGACCAGCACGATCGCATTCTCGACGAGTACGGCGTCGATATGAAGGTCACCGGGTTCACGGCCGTCGCCATCGACATCTCCGATCGGCTCGGCGGCGCGCTGCTGCCGTTCGGCGTATTCGTGGTGGGCCTCTCGCTTGTGCTGCTGGCGATAGTGTTCCGCTCGATCTGGGTGCCGCTGAAGGCCGCCGCGGGTTACCTGCTGTCGGTCGGTGCCGCGTTCGGCATCGTCTCGCTGGTATTCGTGCACGGTGTCGGCGCCGACCTGCTGAACGTCACGAAGGTCGGCCCGATCATCAGCTTCATGCCCATCGTGCTGATGGGCGTGCTGTTCGGTCTCGCAATGGACTACGAGGTGTTCCTCGTCTCGCGCATGCGCGAAGACTTCGTGCATGCCCGGCGTCGCGGCGACGGGCGCACACCGCGGCAGACAGCGCAAGACGCCGTGCGCTCCGGCTACACTGCCTCGGCCCGCGTGGTCACCGCCGCCGCGGTCATCATGTTCGCCGTGTTCGCGGCCTTCGTCCCCGAGGGCGACATGAACCTCAAGCCCATCGCGCTGGGACTGGCATCGGGCGTGGCCATCGACGCGTTCCTGGTGCGCATGACGCTCGTGCCCGCCGTCATGGCGCTGCTCGGCGACAAGGCGTGGTGGATGCCGGCGTGGCTGGCCCGTCGCCTGCCCCATTTCGACATCGAGGGCGAAGCCGTCGAGCGCGAGATCGCGCTGGCCGACTGGCCCGAGCCGCATATGACCGCTGCCGTGGTGTCCGAAGGCCTCGAGTTGACCACCGCCGACGGCGCGACGCTGTACCGCGACGCGACGCTGCGGGTCGAACCCGGCGGCACCCTCGTCCTGCACAGCGCCGACCACCGCTCGGCGCGCGCCCTCGCGCTCACCGTCGCGGGACGCGTCGCCCCCACCGACGGGCGTCTCAAGGTCGACGGACACCTGCTGCCCGGCCGCGCCATGTGGGTGCGCGGTCATGTCGGCGTCGCACTGCTGACCGGTGCGGCCGACCCCGCCGCAGACATCCGCGGCGCGTTGAAGCGTCGCACCCGCGTGCTTGTGATCGACGGACTGGATGCCGCAGTCTCGGCCGGCACGCGCGATCAAGTGACCGCCGAGCTGCGGGATGCCGCATCCGTGACACCGGATCTGACCGTCATCGCGACCGCCGCCGACGCGGCTGCCGCACGAACACTCCTGGCCGAAGCCGGGCGCGCCAGCGATGTCATCGACGTCAGCACCGCGCCCCGCCGCGCCTCTCACGCCGCACTCTCTGCGGCCGCCGACTCTCCCGAGGTGATCGCATGA
- a CDS encoding TetR/AcrR family transcriptional regulator, which yields MTDAVTGTRSRENTRARLLDAAFDVFADVGLDAASVEAVCERAGFTRGAFYSNFASKDELFLELARTVSERKLATITERVRQITGGAEPAARPDEIVQQLVDVSLDSRQGVLLMSEIRTRAMRDEETARSYRAWMDGMVARVTAIIEDLVATYGMTLRMPAREFAQIMLELWESTAVSAITDRLDDRATAALMGRRTHALAAAVVEGFPSA from the coding sequence GTGACCGACGCCGTGACCGGGACCCGGAGCAGGGAGAACACTCGCGCGCGTCTGCTGGACGCAGCCTTCGATGTGTTCGCCGATGTCGGGCTGGATGCGGCATCCGTCGAAGCCGTCTGCGAGCGCGCCGGATTCACGCGCGGCGCCTTCTACTCCAACTTCGCGTCGAAGGACGAGCTGTTCCTCGAACTGGCGCGCACTGTATCGGAGCGCAAGCTCGCGACCATCACCGAGCGGGTGCGGCAGATCACCGGCGGCGCCGAACCCGCGGCGCGGCCCGACGAGATCGTGCAGCAGCTCGTCGATGTCTCGCTGGACTCCCGTCAGGGCGTGCTGCTGATGAGCGAGATCCGCACGCGGGCGATGCGCGATGAAGAGACGGCACGGTCGTATCGCGCATGGATGGACGGCATGGTCGCCCGCGTGACGGCGATCATCGAAGACCTCGTCGCCACCTATGGCATGACGCTGCGCATGCCCGCGCGAGAGTTCGCGCAGATCATGCTCGAGCTTTGGGAGAGCACGGCGGTCAGCGCCATCACCGACCGACTCGACGACAGGGCGACCGCCGCACTGATGGGACGACGCACGCACGCGCTGGCCGCCGCCGTGGTCGAGGGCTTTCCGAGCGCGTGA
- a CDS encoding o-succinylbenzoate synthase, which yields MNTPPLGELLETARIVALPMATRFRGITTREALLFEGPEGWSEFSPFVEYEDAEASAWLAAAIDFAWNQQPAPVRAAVPVNATVPAVAADEVPGVLARFDGCRTAKVKVAETGQTLADDIARVHAVRTAMGPEGRVRIDANGGWNVDEAERAVHALADADLEYIEQPCASVDELAELRRRIVRWDIPIAADESVRKADDPLAVARAGAADIVIVKAQPLGGVRRALEIVTEAGLPAVVSSALDTSIGLAMGTALAAALPDLDHDCGLGTSSLFIRDVATPPLRPTGGVLPVGRIAPDDDALSRLAAAPARTAWWLARLERCYGMLAD from the coding sequence GTGAACACGCCCCCTCTCGGTGAACTGCTCGAGACCGCCCGCATCGTCGCGCTGCCGATGGCCACGCGGTTCCGCGGAATCACGACCCGCGAAGCGCTGCTGTTCGAAGGCCCCGAGGGCTGGAGCGAGTTCTCCCCGTTTGTCGAGTACGAGGATGCCGAAGCCTCGGCCTGGCTCGCTGCGGCGATCGACTTCGCCTGGAACCAGCAGCCGGCGCCCGTGCGCGCCGCCGTTCCCGTCAACGCCACGGTGCCCGCGGTGGCCGCCGACGAGGTGCCCGGGGTGCTCGCCCGCTTCGACGGATGCCGCACCGCCAAGGTCAAAGTTGCCGAGACCGGGCAGACCCTGGCCGATGACATCGCGCGCGTGCACGCGGTGCGCACCGCGATGGGCCCCGAGGGCCGCGTTCGCATCGATGCGAACGGCGGCTGGAACGTCGACGAAGCCGAACGTGCCGTGCACGCTCTGGCCGACGCTGACCTCGAGTACATCGAGCAGCCGTGCGCGAGCGTCGACGAACTCGCGGAGTTGCGCCGCCGCATCGTGCGCTGGGACATCCCGATCGCCGCCGACGAGAGCGTTCGCAAGGCCGACGATCCGCTCGCCGTCGCGCGGGCGGGCGCCGCCGACATCGTCATCGTCAAGGCGCAACCCCTGGGCGGCGTGCGCCGCGCCCTCGAGATCGTCACCGAAGCCGGACTGCCGGCCGTGGTCTCCAGCGCCCTGGACACCTCGATCGGGCTCGCGATGGGCACGGCCCTGGCCGCAGCGCTGCCCGACCTCGATCACGACTGCGGGCTGGGCACATCGTCGCTTTTTATTCGGGATGTCGCAACCCCGCCACTGCGTCCCACCGGCGGCGTGCTGCCAGTGGGACGGATCGCCCCCGACGACGACGCGCTGTCTCGCCTCGCGGCTGCCCCGGCCCGCACCGCCTGGTGGCTCGCGCGCCTGGAACGCTGCTACGGGATGCTCGCCGACTGA
- a CDS encoding PadR family transcriptional regulator, whose translation MNESLETHLQELRRGTVVLACLRLLVEPGYGYGLLEELGRRGFTTDANTLYPLLRRLEKQGYLTSEWNTDESRPRKFYRTSRAGAMLAGALTEDFHAIASAIAELPKGD comes from the coding sequence GTGAATGAAAGCCTCGAGACGCACCTGCAAGAGCTGCGACGCGGCACTGTCGTGCTCGCCTGCCTGCGCCTGCTCGTCGAGCCCGGCTACGGATACGGCCTGCTCGAAGAACTCGGGCGTCGCGGCTTCACCACCGACGCCAACACTCTCTACCCGTTGCTGCGACGCCTCGAGAAGCAGGGGTACCTGACCAGCGAGTGGAACACCGACGAATCCCGGCCGCGCAAGTTCTACCGCACCAGCCGCGCCGGCGCGATGCTCGCCGGCGCGCTCACCGAAGACTTCCACGCGATCGCGAGCGCGATCGCCGAGCTCCCGAAGGGGGACTGA
- a CDS encoding permease prefix domain 1-containing protein, with product MTLTDRYVDAAMRTVPEKQRADLSAELAASIADQIEARTDSGEVADTAERAVLTELGDPEKLAAGYTGRQLHLIGPRYYLDWWRLLKLLMWIVLPSVAFGVALGQILSDAPVGDIVGSTVAAVLTAVLHVAFWTTLVFVILERTGHETMDAGPWTPDRLPEPKQHGATFADMIASIVMTLILVGAIIWDQLIGFVVGHRVSFLNPQLWPVAIIVLFVIMAAGAVLAVAVHVRGRWSLPLAAVNAVLGLAVIGLLVYVGGALLNPVFFEIVAGADAALVHRLVTWIIAGAIGIIAGAIGIIAVWDIIDAFLKAVRAQRVGGRARRVGVRGV from the coding sequence ATGACTCTCACCGACCGCTATGTCGACGCAGCGATGCGCACCGTCCCGGAGAAGCAGCGGGCAGACCTGTCCGCCGAGTTGGCGGCATCCATCGCCGACCAGATCGAGGCGCGCACCGACAGTGGCGAGGTGGCCGACACGGCCGAGCGGGCCGTGCTCACAGAGCTGGGCGATCCCGAGAAGCTCGCCGCCGGCTACACCGGACGCCAGCTGCACCTGATCGGCCCGCGCTACTACCTCGACTGGTGGCGGCTGCTGAAGCTGCTGATGTGGATAGTGCTGCCAAGCGTGGCCTTCGGTGTCGCACTTGGTCAGATACTGTCGGACGCCCCCGTCGGCGACATCGTGGGCAGCACGGTGGCAGCGGTGCTCACAGCGGTGCTGCACGTCGCCTTCTGGACGACGCTCGTATTCGTCATCCTCGAGCGCACGGGCCACGAGACGATGGATGCCGGTCCCTGGACGCCCGATCGGCTGCCCGAGCCGAAGCAGCACGGCGCAACCTTCGCCGACATGATCGCGAGCATCGTCATGACGCTGATCCTCGTCGGCGCCATCATCTGGGATCAGCTGATCGGTTTCGTGGTGGGGCATCGGGTCTCGTTCCTGAACCCGCAGTTGTGGCCGGTCGCGATCATCGTGCTGTTCGTCATCATGGCCGCCGGTGCCGTGCTGGCGGTGGCCGTGCACGTGCGGGGCCGATGGAGCCTGCCGCTGGCGGCCGTGAATGCCGTGCTGGGTCTTGCTGTGATCGGTCTGCTCGTGTACGTGGGTGGCGCACTGCTCAATCCCGTGTTCTTCGAGATCGTCGCCGGGGCGGATGCCGCGCTCGTGCATCGCCTGGTGACGTGGATCATCGCCGGCGCGATCGGCATCATCGCCGGCGCGATCGGCATCATCGCCGTCTGGGACATCATCGACGCGTTTCTGAAGGCCGTCCGCGCGCAGCGGGTGGGTGGGCGTGCGCGGCGCGTGGGTGTCCGCGGTGTGTGA
- a CDS encoding LLM class F420-dependent oxidoreductase has translation MLLDTPVRIGVQLRPEQVQYSDLRDAVRRLEDAGVDILFNWDHFFPLYGDPDGTHFEAWTMLGAWAEQTERVELGTLVNCNGYRNPDLQADMARTLDHISGGRFIFGTGAGWFERDYDEYGYEFGTPGTRLDALAEGLRRVEDRWTKLNPAPVRDIPVMIGGKGERKTLRLVARHADIWHSFVGADDLAHKIDVIERWAEREQRDVSGLIVSNELHNRDETDATALYDAGVRLFTLALQGPEWDYELVNRWLAWRNARNA, from the coding sequence GTGCTCCTCGACACCCCCGTGCGCATCGGCGTGCAGCTGCGTCCCGAACAAGTTCAGTACTCCGACCTGCGCGACGCGGTGCGCCGCCTCGAAGACGCCGGGGTCGACATCCTTTTCAACTGGGACCACTTCTTCCCGCTGTACGGCGACCCCGACGGCACGCACTTCGAGGCGTGGACCATGCTCGGCGCCTGGGCCGAGCAGACAGAGCGTGTCGAGTTGGGCACCCTCGTCAACTGCAACGGATACCGCAACCCCGATCTGCAAGCAGATATGGCCCGCACGCTTGACCACATCTCGGGCGGGCGGTTCATCTTCGGCACCGGGGCCGGCTGGTTCGAGCGCGACTACGACGAGTACGGCTACGAGTTCGGCACGCCCGGCACTCGCCTGGATGCGCTCGCCGAGGGATTGCGGCGGGTCGAGGACCGGTGGACGAAGCTGAACCCGGCACCGGTCCGCGACATCCCGGTCATGATCGGCGGCAAGGGCGAGCGCAAGACGCTGCGCCTGGTGGCGCGGCACGCAGACATCTGGCACAGCTTCGTCGGCGCCGACGACCTCGCACACAAGATCGACGTCATAGAGCGCTGGGCCGAGCGAGAGCAGCGCGACGTGTCAGGCCTGATCGTCTCGAACGAGCTGCACAATCGCGACGAGACGGATGCCACAGCCCTGTACGACGCCGGGGTGCGCCTTTTCACGCTCGCCCTGCAGGGCCCCGAATGGGACTATGAGCTCGTGAACCGCTGGCTGGCCTGGCGCAACGCGCGCAACGCCTGA
- a CDS encoding glucose-6-phosphate dehydrogenase translates to MKITRTSDWRDALAFETPMIADTVMPGEPARCVTCGVETEPLPRTQLWAVKHRHPHDPAGSVRLYCAAHAPKAAAPVASAAAAASATQSAHDRGTASAPRTPRAAAPRAHRAAVPKPVEKPDVVCPDCYMVVAPSGICGVCGQKVA, encoded by the coding sequence ATGAAGATCACCCGAACATCCGACTGGCGCGACGCCCTGGCATTCGAAACGCCGATGATCGCCGATACCGTCATGCCCGGCGAACCCGCCCGCTGCGTCACCTGCGGCGTCGAAACCGAGCCGCTGCCCCGCACGCAGCTGTGGGCCGTCAAGCACCGGCATCCACACGACCCGGCCGGATCGGTGCGGCTCTACTGCGCCGCGCATGCGCCGAAGGCCGCGGCACCGGTGGCATCTGCGGCCGCTGCGGCATCTGCGACCCAGTCGGCCCACGATCGGGGCACTGCCTCGGCGCCTCGTACGCCGCGCGCCGCCGCGCCGCGCGCCCATCGAGCCGCGGTGCCCAAGCCCGTCGAGAAGCCCGATGTGGTCTGCCCCGACTGCTACATGGTCGTGGCGCCCAGCGGCATCTGCGGGGTGTGCGGCCAGAAGGTGGCGTAG
- a CDS encoding 1,4-dihydroxy-2-naphthoyl-CoA synthase, with translation MSAPGADAYTDITAHVSTDGRIARIAFDRPEVRNAFRPHTVDELYRALDEARQDPRIGVVLLTGNGPSPKDGGWAFCSGGDQRIRGRDGYKYSESEQSVVERAEGESKRAARAGRLHILEVQRLIRFMPKVVIAVVPGWAAGGGHSLHVVCDLTIASREHGRFKQTDADVGSFDAGYGSAYFARQVGQKFAREVFFLAEEYSAQRAHEMGAVNRVVPHADLEREALAMARTILTKSPTAIRMLKFAFNAVDDGLVGQQVFAGEATRLAYGTDEAVEGRDAFLQKRDPDWSPYPWHF, from the coding sequence ATGTCGGCGCCCGGCGCCGATGCGTACACCGACATCACCGCGCATGTCTCGACCGACGGGCGCATCGCCCGCATCGCGTTCGACCGGCCCGAGGTGCGCAACGCCTTCCGCCCGCACACGGTCGATGAGCTCTATCGCGCGCTCGACGAGGCCCGGCAGGATCCGCGCATCGGAGTCGTGCTTCTCACCGGCAACGGCCCGAGCCCGAAAGACGGCGGCTGGGCGTTCTGCTCGGGCGGCGACCAGCGCATCCGCGGCCGTGACGGCTACAAGTACTCCGAGTCCGAGCAGTCGGTCGTTGAGCGAGCCGAAGGCGAGTCGAAACGCGCCGCCCGCGCCGGGCGCCTGCACATCCTCGAGGTGCAGCGGCTGATCCGCTTCATGCCCAAGGTCGTCATAGCCGTGGTTCCTGGGTGGGCGGCGGGCGGCGGGCACTCACTGCACGTTGTGTGCGACCTCACGATCGCCAGCCGCGAGCACGGCCGGTTCAAACAGACCGACGCCGACGTCGGATCGTTCGACGCCGGCTACGGCTCGGCGTACTTCGCCCGGCAGGTCGGCCAGAAGTTCGCGCGCGAGGTCTTCTTCCTCGCCGAGGAGTACTCGGCCCAGCGCGCCCACGAGATGGGCGCGGTCAACCGGGTCGTGCCGCATGCTGACCTTGAGCGCGAGGCTCTGGCGATGGCCCGCACGATCCTCACCAAGTCGCCGACGGCCATTCGCATGCTCAAGTTCGCGTTCAATGCCGTCGACGACGGCTTGGTGGGCCAGCAGGTGTTCGCCGGCGAGGCGACGCGGCTGGCCTATGGCACCGACGAGGCCGTCGAGGGCCGCGACGCGTTCCTGCAGAAGCGCGACCCCGACTGGTCGCCCTATCCCTGGCACTTCTGA
- a CDS encoding AMP-binding protein: protein MRLEPVGSTAAEVLPRLRAVLAGSGPALGLGMVDAAPGAVPEGTAAVITTSGSTGVPKSVVLSRGALLASTSATAARIGEGAWLLALPAGYVAGLQVMIRSLRAGYDPVVLEGRFSPQAFAAATLAIPTISRYTSLVPVQLARLLDAAETDGGVAAALRAYDAILVGGQALPATTFERARDAGARIVRTYGSTETCGGCVYDGVPLDDVVIDVVDGEVRLSGPTLADGYLGDAELTDRVFVRDATGVRWYRTGDAGLVDDGVLRIHGRIDNVIVSGGVNISLDRVERVVKDVPGLAAAVVVGVPDAQWGEASVIVVAQGDALRRSESVQLQEARAAVGAVLGAPARPARLVLVDELAMLPSGKPDREAIRRAVAALHRP, encoded by the coding sequence ATGCGGCTCGAACCGGTCGGCAGTACCGCGGCCGAGGTGCTCCCGCGCCTGCGCGCGGTTCTGGCAGGATCGGGTCCGGCGCTCGGACTGGGAATGGTGGATGCCGCGCCCGGCGCGGTGCCCGAGGGCACGGCCGCCGTCATCACGACATCGGGATCGACGGGAGTTCCCAAGAGTGTCGTGCTCAGCCGTGGCGCCCTGTTGGCGAGCACGTCGGCCACGGCCGCCCGCATCGGCGAGGGCGCGTGGCTGCTCGCCCTGCCGGCCGGATACGTCGCGGGTTTGCAGGTGATGATCCGTTCACTGCGCGCCGGATACGATCCGGTCGTGCTCGAGGGACGATTCAGCCCGCAGGCGTTCGCCGCGGCGACGCTGGCGATCCCCACCATCTCGCGGTACACCTCGCTCGTCCCGGTGCAGCTGGCCCGGCTGCTCGACGCCGCCGAGACCGACGGGGGCGTTGCGGCCGCGCTGCGCGCGTACGACGCGATCCTCGTCGGTGGTCAGGCCCTTCCGGCCACGACCTTCGAGCGGGCGAGGGATGCCGGTGCCCGCATCGTGCGCACGTACGGATCGACCGAAACCTGCGGGGGGTGCGTGTACGACGGGGTGCCCCTCGATGATGTCGTCATCGACGTCGTCGATGGTGAAGTCCGGCTGTCAGGCCCGACGCTGGCCGACGGCTACCTCGGCGACGCCGAATTGACCGATCGCGTCTTCGTGCGCGATGCCACTGGTGTTCGCTGGTATCGCACCGGTGACGCGGGGCTTGTCGACGACGGGGTGCTGCGTATCCACGGTCGCATCGACAACGTCATCGTCTCGGGTGGGGTGAACATCTCCCTCGACCGTGTGGAGCGCGTCGTCAAGGATGTCCCCGGTCTGGCCGCGGCGGTCGTCGTCGGCGTGCCCGATGCACAGTGGGGTGAGGCATCCGTCATCGTCGTCGCCCAGGGCGACGCACTGCGCCGCAGCGAATCCGTACAGCTCCAAGAAGCGCGCGCCGCCGTCGGAGCGGTGCTCGGCGCGCCCGCACGCCCTGCGCGGCTCGTGCTCGTCGACGAACTCGCGATGCTGCCCAGCGGCAAACCCGACCGCGAGGCCATCCGTCGCGCCGTCGCAGCGCTACACAGACCGTAG
- a CDS encoding 1,4-dihydroxy-2-naphthoate polyprenyltransferase, with protein sequence MASSSRTKQTRRRTAPRGNPAKAPARSIPKPTLGDWIGAARLRTLPLAVTPVLIGTGAAHVIDIRFHWALALGCLAVAVLLQIGVNFSNDYSDGVRGTDDYRVGPTRLTASRRVKPRTVLVVALTFFALSGLAGLALVIRTQQWWMLAVGAVCIVAAWFYTGGKRPYGYNALGEVFVFVFFGLVATLGTTWIQVQAAPQEAWLGGAGAGLLAVAVLLANNLRDIEQDRAAGKKTLSVLIGKRGTQILFTICIVLAFGIAALIAVFYVIAWLVMMALLGAIPALLIVWMYREPRELVTALSVTSLTSVAYGALLMWAFIG encoded by the coding sequence GTGGCATCCTCCTCCCGCACCAAGCAGACCCGCAGGCGCACCGCCCCCCGTGGCAATCCGGCGAAAGCCCCGGCCCGCAGCATTCCGAAGCCGACTCTGGGTGACTGGATCGGCGCCGCCCGACTGCGCACCCTGCCGCTCGCGGTCACCCCGGTACTGATCGGCACCGGGGCCGCGCACGTCATCGACATCCGCTTTCACTGGGCGCTCGCGCTCGGGTGCCTCGCTGTCGCGGTATTGCTGCAGATCGGCGTGAATTTCTCGAACGACTACTCCGACGGCGTGCGTGGCACCGATGACTACCGGGTCGGGCCCACGCGGCTGACCGCGTCGCGCAGGGTGAAACCGCGCACCGTTCTCGTGGTCGCGCTGACGTTCTTCGCATTGTCGGGGCTGGCGGGCCTGGCGCTGGTGATCCGCACGCAGCAGTGGTGGATGCTGGCGGTCGGCGCCGTGTGCATCGTGGCGGCCTGGTTCTACACGGGCGGCAAGCGTCCCTATGGCTACAACGCGCTCGGCGAAGTGTTCGTGTTCGTCTTCTTCGGGTTGGTCGCCACTCTGGGCACGACGTGGATTCAGGTGCAGGCGGCACCGCAGGAAGCCTGGCTCGGCGGGGCGGGCGCGGGCCTGCTGGCCGTCGCCGTGCTGCTGGCCAACAACCTGCGTGACATCGAGCAAGACCGCGCCGCCGGCAAGAAGACCCTGTCGGTGCTGATCGGCAAGCGTGGCACGCAGATTCTGTTCACGATCTGCATCGTGCTGGCGTTCGGAATCGCCGCGCTCATCGCGGTGTTCTATGTGATCGCGTGGCTCGTGATGATGGCGCTGCTGGGGGCGATTCCCGCGCTGCTCATCGTCTGGATGTACCGCGAACCGCGCGAACTGGTGACGGCCCTGAGTGTGACGTCGTTGACGTCGGTCGCCTACGGCGCGCTGCTGATGTGGGCGTTCATCGGCTGA
- a CDS encoding peptidase inhibitor family I36 protein, producing MKGYSLVGAVAAIATAIMMLASPAAVAAVPQPSDVQLRLDAALAKYPGGVQISPDSIAWSDGAIVLTVASDFTPQSIGSCATGSYCAFSGTNYSGSKITFSDCSGNSHALSALGNTPGSVANARTAGTVTAKNGSTTAFTLAPNTGKSVVTGTVASLTCS from the coding sequence ATGAAGGGCTACTCCCTTGTGGGTGCTGTTGCGGCTATTGCCACAGCGATTATGATGCTGGCGTCACCAGCCGCCGTCGCTGCGGTTCCACAACCCAGTGATGTGCAGCTGCGTCTCGACGCGGCGCTGGCTAAGTACCCCGGTGGAGTCCAGATCTCGCCCGACTCCATCGCCTGGAGCGATGGGGCGATTGTCCTTACCGTGGCATCTGACTTCACTCCTCAATCTATCGGGTCCTGCGCAACGGGCTCTTACTGCGCGTTCTCCGGCACGAACTACAGCGGCAGCAAAATCACCTTCTCGGATTGCAGTGGTAATTCCCACGCTCTATCTGCCCTGGGCAACACTCCCGGCTCCGTGGCCAACGCTCGAACCGCCGGCACCGTGACGGCGAAGAACGGATCCACGACAGCATTCACACTTGCTCCGAACACGGGAAAAAGCGTAGTAACAGGCACAGTCGCTTCGTTGACGTGCAGCTGA